AGGTGCCAGAAGACTAGCCCTGTTTCACCTTACTTTTCTGAAGCCTATAAATGTTATATTTGAATGAAGAACTCAGGAGGAGGATGGGAAGCAGTGAagtcttttgggagtgttttgtcTGGCAAAGCCAGGCACACCTTtcattgacaaaatcaaccccccacccctttCTCCACAATAGGGTCAGATCTGTCTTTATTTCAACACAAAAATCTCCTTCTGTTTTATCTCAATTTGTCTGGCATGCTAAGGCATGCATGTAACTGATATGAGACAAGTTGAGATCACAGGCTGAAGTCCTCAAATTAGTATACTTAACTAATGCCACAGATTTCAAAGAGTCTCATAAAGGCTCTAACTTCGTGACAAGGTCCAAGGTTCAGTTTCCAGCACTCCCACTCCCCACTGAAAGGGATCTGAAGTCATAAGCACTGAAAAAGCCCCTGTTCTATTATTCTGATGCACATTACCATGATAGTAATATATTCATTTCTCCATAGGTTCCAAAAAGTAGAATAAGATTTAATTTTGGGAATACAAGGATGGTAATTCTGCTGCAAACAATGGTTTCAGAGTGGATATTCTATGTTCCCAATAAAAAAGCAAAGTTGACCCACCGCAGTATTAGGTAGATGCCACACCAGCAGAAGAATGTACATTTTTGCCCTTGAGTGTTGCTTACATGGTCAGCAATGCAGGCCTGATGTTTATAATAGTAAGAAAAGCACTGAAGAAATAGAAGGCAAGAAGGCTGCCTCCCCCAATCtggtgctctccagatgtgttggactgcgTGCTGGCTAGCAACGAAGGGAGTTACAGACCAAAAATACCTTGGGAATATCAGATTAGGAAAGGATGGGGATCAGGTAAGGAAAGTTGCACTTAAAGTGAGAGACATAACGTACTTACGTTGCCTGATTCGTTTATTCAAAAGATAAAGACCACAACACCTGGGAAATAATGCCATGCCATTTTAAAAGAGGTGCTACTTTCAACAGGGCAAGTGATTAACTATTGCGAAAAGTCCCACAAGGAGGTTGAATCACTTTTCCGTCTCTGCAGGCTGATCAAATCATGGTAATAAAGCCCAATTGCTTTTACGGGCAAGGTCTGATGGAGGTATCGGCATGTAGCAATAGCTAACATTTGGCTGTTGCAAATGAGGGGAGAAAAATTCCATCGGTTTGTGTTACATTTTGCTTTAATCCTCCCAGTCTACTAATTCAAAGCAGAGGCGTGTCTTAACTCTAAGGAGGTTTGTTATGGGGGCTCCTTCATTGGCTTGTTGTAACTGCGCTTCCAGAGCAAAATGATCCAGGCAATGGCTCATAAACCAATTGTCTTCGGGGTCATTCACATAACTGTGCTAAGAGGGACAATGCCCTGATAAAGAAGGGAGTTGACCCACTGATCCCGGTGTGGCATGTTGGTGAAAGAATTATAGTTCAAAAGGCAGAAGTGTCCATTCAGGGAACCAACTGCGCAAACTGGAGTGTTTACCATATTAGTGGGCATGTGAGAACATCATGTGGCTTTCTTATCACACAGGATGTGTCTCTTCTTCTAACTCCAGAACAATGCAATCCAATTTCTTTACCCTGACGGCATATACTAAGACTGGCTGGATGTTTGTTTTCCTGTGATGTCTTCTTTTGCTTTCCAGTTCAAAATGGTTTGCAATAGTAAAGGAACAGAATGTTAAAAGCACTGCTCCTGTCCATGTACATGTCTATGTAGAAATATATGATTTCACTGTCTCCAaggaattgtttttttaaaaactagtcTGCACTCCTTTTAACTCATTAGACCACCTCCTTCCCCCTTCGCTGCCCTGAATCAATCATTTGAAATTAAGGGTTATCACCTCTTAGATTAAGGTTGGACAATCTGGCCCTCCTGGTGACAtcagattgcaactcccataatgGGCTATGCTGGCTAAAGCTGATAGGAACTGCAGTCCAATCAAATCTTTGCCCTGGAGCAAAGGGAATGTtccaatcttgtttttttatacaGAAACTGGGCAAGCCGGTGACTCTTACTTCAATAGAGGTCTCTTTCACACTATGGCACTTTTGTTCTATGGGAtgcaggatttgtagtttatgaGGGACTTCACATTCTCTGAGAGAAAATTCTGAATCCCTCACAAAGCTAAAAATCCTAGTATTCCATGGGATGGAACCAGAGCAATTGTGGTACCAAAGTGATCTAACAATGCAGTGTGAGAGATCAGAAGTGACAGAATGTCATCCTGCATTGCATCTGGCCAGCTTTATAGGCTGTATGGTGGGGTGCATGTTACTACTGTCATGCCCTTCAACACTTTATTACTCTTCTATATACCCCAGAACCTGCTCCCTGATacctaaataccttaaaggcatCCGACCCCATCCAAAGTTGAAAGCTAAGCAAGAGCAGCCCTGGATATTTGAACAGaagctgtatatatttcagaggaaagacctGGCAAAACTATtgctgagtattccttgcataagaaatgTGTGAGGTCAACATAGATTGATAGGTGACTCACACACATTTCTACCTGAGACAGCTGCTTTCATCCTCTTCTTAATAGATAGTGGTTATGAATAGAAACGGCCTCTGATAGCACAGTACAATTTCAAATCATATCAAAGAAGAGTATAAAAGTGGCTGGGGTTGAGGATTAGAGATAGTGCAGAGCTTGAAATGCTTCCACTTCAGCAATGATTCCTGTTACATTCTGGGCAAACAAATTCCATGTGGAGTGCATCACTCCACCACATTGGAGTCCATGGCCACAAAAGAGGAAAGTGAGTGGCTGGGCACTCTATTACGACTACACACCATCCCCAAGTAGGAAAGAGGGAACTAGGGGATTTCAGAGACATTTGGGTTTCAAGTCCTATTAGCCCCAGTGAGCAGAAGAAATGAGAAGCTTGTTCAATGATACTGGGAGGTCCACAAGTTCTTCCAGAGGATTGATCTGCTGGTAACTATTCGCCATGTCTAGCCAGTTGAACATCCAGAAGCCGTAAATCATTGAATGCTATGTGAAGAAGATAGAATGTGGAAATGTTTGCACCTATGTGCGTTACCCATAATCTTAAACATGCAACCAAGCTAGCCCCATTGAGAAACAAATGGTGAACTAGATGAGCTTTGATCTGAGCCAGCAAGGTAATGCCTGTGTTCAAGTGTTTGGTGGTCCATTACTGTCTTGTCCTAAGCACAATGTGTCATATTTTCTTAACTCTCACACAAACATTAAACAAATAATTTTTCTACATGATAGATGAATAGCAGGGTAAGGCAATGGGTGGCCTTCCAGATGATAGAACTCCTATCATCCTGTATCACTGGATATGCTGTCTTGAGtcaatggaagttgcagtccagcatcCTTTTTAAGGTCACAAGTTACTCCAGATATAGATAATAATTCCACTCCAATTTACTCTGGATATTTGGATACATCATGAAGAACCTGAAGGGAATATAAGCAGCTCTAAGATCAGTTGTTCCACTATGTGGAATGAAGGATTTGTCCAGAGAATTAAAATGCCACTTTTTAATTTTCTGTCTTTCAAGCCCACATGACTGCAGAAATGAGACTGAAAAGCTTGGGGACACCACCGACATGATTTTTAATGAGGCCCCCTCTAATAGGAGTACCTAATTTCAATTTTCCAGTCCTCATTGTTAAAATCTCTGTAAAATAATCACCAAGGACAAATTATGTGTGACACTTGTCATATAGTTTGGTGCTATGTACCTGATATTTTCCATTAAACAAGGTCATTGGTGGTGTGTAGGATTGGGACCACGGTATAGGAGGAGGACTTTTACCCTTTGCTGCCTTCATGGTCCAGATTGGAATTAAAATACCCTCCTTTTTTTGTTTATTAGTTCAAAGAGGGCTGAAGGCAACTATTAAAACAATTGCAATTAAAGATACTTAATTAAAGGTGTGCAACATTCAAGATCTCTGACACATTTACTTGAGTAATTTATGGAAGTTTGACTCAGGTATTTAATTTAGGACAGTTGTTCTTTTCTAAACGGACGGCTTGAAAATTGCTGAGGCACTTAGACAGACTCCTTGAATAAATGTTTTCATTGTTACCATTGTTCTGCAAGTCAGAACACACACTTAAGTCATGAAACCCATAGAGACACACAGCTAAAAGCAAGAAATAAACTTTTGCTGAATAGTGGGCAATGAACATCTCATAGACTAGCTACCTAAACAAATGCCACAGAGTAAAACTATGGATGTAGTGTAGGAGAGTGGTGCCGACTTTTGCAGGAGGTAGGGATTTGCTTCTCAATTAAATGTGAAGAAGAGTAAAAGAGAATTTTTCTCCTGAGCTCAAGTATAATTGACAAAGCCAACGCAGCGTAATAAAAACCATAGGCCCTTGGCCAGACGTCTAAGAAGAGCTCTCTTAACTGGTACATTGTTAAGGAAAACCAAGCAGAATGTGATACTGCCTTACTATCAATATTGTGTGACTTTGTTAGCCTCACAAAATAGTCCAGAAAGTCATTATCAGAGAGATATTGTCAGAAAAAAGATAGCACAGAGCTATGCCTTTTCTACAACCTTCCCATGGTTCACCTGAGGGACGTCCAAGGTCACTGTTTAAATACCACTGATTtagaagggtttttttaatagagagagaaaagctAGAGATGGTCAGGTAGAGCCATCAGCGGCTACTGTATTTTCATATGCATAGAATGACCTATTCACGCATTCTAATTTTGATTTACTTCCTTTCTGACCATAAGATATTGCATTTCAAATtgtactttgatattctgtattgTGGAGGTCTGCAATTTTTCCACACATATCTCGTAATTCTTATCATCATGTccctttatttttattgctattctAAGGGATGGGTGGGAGTAAAACCTTGGGTCCAGCAGCTGTCAGGTCATCTGTAAACATAAGTGTGCCCTTGAGAAGCAGGTTAGCCTTCTGTGGTCTTTTCCAAGTAATTGCCAGAGGTATTTGAAGCTGTTGATGGAATAAATCCACACTCATAGAAGTGTAAGGGACTGCTGCCCTGTATTTCTACTCTCTGTTCTCTGttatatcattacacataatTGATGAAGTTACAACAAACTAATTTGTCCATCAGACCTGTTATTATTAACCGACTGTGCGTAGCAATAGGAGCCTTGATGAACACCAGTTCTGAATCATCAATTGAGGTTATGCTCCTAAACTAGACAGAAAGGCACATTGAATATATTCCCTCCAAATCAATATGCACAGAATAGCATTGCCAGGCTGCAGTTTTCTCTGTCCTTATTTCCATACAAGTCCCAGGGCATTGCACTGTTACATTGTTATTGCTTTGATCTTCCATAATGCACAATTGATAGCCTAATTAAATATTTTGATGTGAAGGTTAATTACCCCATTGACCCAAGACTGAGCTTTGCTTCAAGTATTCCTTTCACCATTTGTCTGGCGGCCCCAGAGAGGACGTGTTCTGCTCTACAAATTCCAGCACGACACCTCCAACACCGTACTCACTTTACCAGCAGATAGATGCTAGGATGCAAGCTATTCTGGCCGCCATCCACAGCCCTTGTCTCTGCTCTTTTGAAATCCCGATTGTGGGAAGCCCAGCGTGGCTCTGCTTCTGACTATCTCCCAAATGTTATGCTGAGACTCAAGCATAAACTGTTCCACTGTAACTAGGTAAATGGCCTCACTTTAACTTTTTCAAGTATCAGATTGGCATGCTGctcaattttaaaagaaataatgaatTTCAATTAGGCCCATAATACATATAATTTtgtccataggatgcagccatggcagttaaaatagcacCATGTAATTTGAAAAAGgccctataactcccagaatcctccatccAGCATGATCAGTGGAGGAAGAGGAATTTTAGGGGGGTAATCCAAACAAAGATAAGATTTCCAAGCTGTGCTGAGAAGACTTTTTGAACTGAAAGTTCATGGCTTCTTGCCTCATGTTCATTCATTAGCAGtttaatcatagaatagaatcatagaatcttagagttggaaggaccacaagggccatccagttcaataaTGCAACTACTGCAAGGTTGGGGAACTTGTGGTACCTGACCTCTTGCCTAACTTGGTTAGGGTAATGTGATTTGCACTTCAGCAGCATCTCAAGAGCCCTAACCAGCCCTAACCTATGAAAAAGGGCCAATGCATTCACTAAAACCCAAGATGAATCCATCAGTGTATAGCTAAAAGGTAACGGGGGCAAGATGTGTAATGTGAATATATACACAGAGATCAGAACATTCTTAAagtacaaaaacaacaacatttatttacaCACGACCATAAAAATATAGATCTGTTTAGAAAAAGGAGGATTATAAAAGAAGGCTTGGTTAGATGTAGCCAATCACATCATTGCAAATGATGGGTTGCCGACTTCGGCAGTTCATGAGGGCAGCAAAGCTGCTACAGTCTGTGGAGAGCTCACTGATATTCGCGTGGGACTGGTGAAAGTAGGGGAGGGAAGGCCGCCCTCCCAGGCCCACAGGGCACGAGAAGCGCTTGGTGCCGTCAGAGTCCTGTTTGGCACGCTCCGTGCGTGAAATGCCAGCCAGCCTGCGGCGTACATTACCTGAGAGATTGAGCAGGAAGCCATGGGGTTTGGCCAGCCAGCGCTGAAGCCGCCCACGCTCCCCACTCTCCTCAGGTAAGTCCATCCAGTTCTCAACCAAGTCGGCaaagcagttgtcccccagcaccaGAGGTTGTCGGTTGCGGCTCTGTGACAGGAGGGAGACCGTCCAGTCTCCCGCATCCACTGGTTCAACATCCCGCCATCGTTCCAGGCAGGCATCAGAGGCGGACTTGGGACGAGGCCTTCTGGCAGGTGGCCGGCGGCGCAAGAAGCCCCCAGAGGAAAGTTTGCTGGCTCGTAAGGGTGGGGGTACCTCTTCATCCCGCCAGCTGCTCCCAGACACTTCAGAGTAGCCAGAGTCAAATTCTAGGCTCCGCTCGCTGCTGGGAGGAGAGAACGCCACCTCCTCTTCTACGGCCACCTCCAAGCAACAGGCAGAGTCTGCTTCAGACAGTCCTGACACTCGGGGACTGGTGCACTGCTTTGGGGAAGGGATGGCTGGGGGTGCCCTCTCCATCTCCTGGGGATCCAGTCGGAACTCATGGTCATGCACCTTCTTCAGATCATGCAGCGTCCGCATCATGCACTGCAT
This genomic interval from Anolis sagrei isolate rAnoSag1 chromosome 2, rAnoSag1.mat, whole genome shotgun sequence contains the following:
- the INKA1 gene encoding PAK4-inhibitor INKA1 isoform X2 yields the protein MRRELCMKESSEVLRGQMQCMMRTLHDLKKVHDHEFRLDPQEMERAPPAIPSPKQCTSPRVSGLSEADSACCLEVAVEEEVAFSPPSSERSLEFDSGYSEVSGSSWRDEEVPPPLRASKLSSGGFLRRRPPARRPRPKSASDACLERWRDVEPVDAGDWTVSLLSQSRNRQPLVLGDNCFADLVENWMDLPEESGERGRLQRWLAKPHGFLLNLSGNVRRRLAGISRTERAKQDSDGTKRFSCPVGLGGRPSLPYFHQSHANISELSTDCSSFAALMNCRSRQPIICNDVIGYI
- the INKA1 gene encoding PAK4-inhibitor INKA1 isoform X1 encodes the protein MHSARLDAFVSHLRAEVLCMKESSEVLRGQMQCMMRTLHDLKKVHDHEFRLDPQEMERAPPAIPSPKQCTSPRVSGLSEADSACCLEVAVEEEVAFSPPSSERSLEFDSGYSEVSGSSWRDEEVPPPLRASKLSSGGFLRRRPPARRPRPKSASDACLERWRDVEPVDAGDWTVSLLSQSRNRQPLVLGDNCFADLVENWMDLPEESGERGRLQRWLAKPHGFLLNLSGNVRRRLAGISRTERAKQDSDGTKRFSCPVGLGGRPSLPYFHQSHANISELSTDCSSFAALMNCRSRQPIICNDVIGYI
- the INKA1 gene encoding PAK4-inhibitor INKA1 isoform X3; the protein is MKESSEVLRGQMQCMMRTLHDLKKVHDHEFRLDPQEMERAPPAIPSPKQCTSPRVSGLSEADSACCLEVAVEEEVAFSPPSSERSLEFDSGYSEVSGSSWRDEEVPPPLRASKLSSGGFLRRRPPARRPRPKSASDACLERWRDVEPVDAGDWTVSLLSQSRNRQPLVLGDNCFADLVENWMDLPEESGERGRLQRWLAKPHGFLLNLSGNVRRRLAGISRTERAKQDSDGTKRFSCPVGLGGRPSLPYFHQSHANISELSTDCSSFAALMNCRSRQPIICNDVIGYI